Proteins encoded together in one Candidatus Bathyarchaeota archaeon window:
- a CDS encoding glycerate kinase translates to MNSLDALLGNSATPRVRRARRIALDGLSHTLEVSDPSALLAGHVRLRGDILEVDGLRFELSKYDRVYVVGAGKASGRMAEFMESLLGEYLTGGVTNILKGTSGRFKVRRILLNEAGHPTPDEEGFSGALKIARIIDGAGEGDLVICLLSGGGSSMLPLPRGEVGLRDKAEIARGLMLAGADISELNIVRKHLSHIKGGWLARRAYPAEVLSLILSDVVGDPIDVIASGPTAPDESTFSDALKVLRKYGLWDSAPPAVRNLISKGLDGVEAETPKPGDPCFRKVHNFIVGSNRSICSSLINFYRNRNLNVAHLTSFMEGEAREAGLFYAALIREVVESDRPIPKPCILILGGETTVTVRGDGRGGRNQEAMLSASIKLKGIDGVACLSFGTDGLDGPTDAAGAIIDGFTYGRALERGLRPEEYLTRNDSYSFFRELGDLINTGPTGTNVNDITLLVAV, encoded by the coding sequence TTGAACTCATTGGATGCTCTTTTAGGGAACTCCGCTACTCCTAGGGTTAGGAGGGCTAGGAGGATCGCCCTGGATGGATTATCCCACACGTTAGAGGTGAGCGATCCATCTGCCTTGCTGGCAGGACATGTCAGGCTTAGGGGAGACATCCTAGAGGTGGACGGTTTAAGGTTTGAACTCTCCAAGTATGACCGTGTATACGTGGTGGGTGCGGGGAAGGCTTCCGGCCGCATGGCTGAGTTCATGGAGTCCCTTTTAGGAGAGTATTTGACGGGGGGAGTTACAAACATCTTGAAGGGGACTTCTGGCCGATTCAAGGTTAGGAGGATCCTCCTCAACGAGGCGGGGCATCCGACCCCGGATGAGGAAGGGTTCTCCGGAGCCCTCAAAATAGCCCGTATAATCGACGGCGCGGGCGAAGGAGATCTTGTCATATGCCTGCTATCCGGTGGAGGATCCTCCATGCTACCCCTACCCCGGGGAGAGGTCGGTCTAAGGGATAAGGCTGAGATCGCTCGAGGCTTAATGCTGGCAGGGGCTGATATCTCAGAGCTGAACATTGTGAGGAAGCATTTATCCCATATAAAGGGGGGATGGCTCGCCAGAAGGGCTTATCCCGCCGAAGTCTTATCTTTAATACTATCGGATGTTGTGGGAGATCCTATAGATGTAATAGCCTCAGGCCCCACCGCTCCGGATGAGTCGACCTTCAGCGACGCCTTAAAAGTGCTCCGGAAATATGGGTTATGGGATTCGGCTCCCCCTGCGGTGAGGAACCTGATATCTAAGGGATTGGATGGAGTTGAGGCTGAGACGCCCAAGCCGGGCGACCCCTGCTTCAGGAAGGTCCACAACTTTATAGTCGGCTCCAACAGGAGCATATGCTCCTCCCTGATAAATTTCTACAGGAACAGGAACCTCAACGTAGCGCATCTAACCTCCTTCATGGAGGGTGAGGCAAGGGAGGCGGGCTTATTCTATGCAGCACTCATAAGGGAGGTGGTTGAATCAGACAGGCCTATCCCTAAGCCCTGCATATTGATCCTGGGAGGTGAGACCACAGTCACAGTTAGGGGGGATGGTAGGGGGGGTAGGAACCAGGAGGCCATGCTCTCGGCATCCATCAAGTTGAAGGGCATAGACGGCGTAGCCTGCCTATCCTTCGGGACCGACGGCTTGGACGGCCCCACGGATGCCGCTGGGGCCATAATAGACGGGTTCACATATGGCAGGGCCTTAGAGAGGGGATTAAGACCTGAGGAATACCTCACAAGGAACGATTCATACAGCTTCTTCAGGGAGCTGGGCGACCTCATCAACACGGGGCCTACTGGGACCAACGTGAACGATATAACCCTGCTGGTAGCCGTATAG
- a CDS encoding NUDIX hydrolase produces MEEKLKSKTMFEGRLFKVTLDLVELPHGLTVEREIVHHRGSVGIIPFTDDGKIIMVRQFRYPVGEMLLEIPAGTLEPGEDPVRCAARELTEETGYTARDLKPLGRVFLAPGYCTEKIHLFLARGLRKGRQLTEADEKITVELIDVRDLADKIHRGEIVDAKTICGIYLAEPFIKDV; encoded by the coding sequence ATGGAGGAGAAGTTGAAGTCGAAGACGATGTTTGAAGGCCGTCTCTTCAAGGTGACCCTGGATCTGGTGGAGCTCCCCCACGGCTTAACCGTGGAGAGGGAGATCGTCCACCACAGGGGCTCCGTAGGTATAATTCCATTTACAGACGATGGGAAAATAATCATGGTCAGGCAGTTTAGATACCCGGTGGGGGAGATGCTGTTAGAGATACCTGCGGGCACCTTGGAGCCTGGGGAGGATCCCGTTCGCTGCGCTGCAAGAGAGTTAACTGAAGAGACAGGCTACACCGCCAGGGATCTGAAACCTCTAGGACGAGTCTTCTTAGCCCCGGGATACTGCACCGAGAAGATACATCTTTTCCTGGCGAGGGGCCTAAGGAAGGGAAGGCAGCTGACGGAGGCCGATGAAAAGATAACCGTTGAACTGATAGATGTGAGGGATTTAGCCGATAAGATCCATAGGGGAGAGATCGTCGATGCCAAGACTATATGCGGCATCTACCTAGCGGAACCATTCATCAAAGACGTTTAA